A genomic segment from Conger conger chromosome 2, fConCon1.1, whole genome shotgun sequence encodes:
- the LOC133121808 gene encoding RNA exonuclease 5-like isoform X1 gives MSLSYTRGDELKLFCVKQQLLAKACGLFFYEWFYHTLVYCLVCFCRPVDQMAFSHTCGHKRKRNDISDIGDIVKKARKLDENTGDSELNLQLQEFKGIPRLALSWDDIQEPITQKQLTELIVFASLGMKQPSWCHLDNQNNVSGVNVTVLEGLGQLHFYKYHLQFKNLRKRYRIRCSFLNSLGASPLLSDIFNTELSISESTGPILAGNGPAPKNNFKENQEGHLNWHPITHKYGREAQGLTRYLLSTDEMGRKAFPLKGDPGCESFLCTDSDEHVTDSSPLYGLDCEMCVTECGKEVTRVSLVDSGGCCVLDELVKPERRIIDYCTRYSGITKALLKPVTTRLKDVQVKLKEVLPRDAVLVGHSLDNDLKALNMIHPHVIDTSLLYRRASGQRFKLKFLAEVVLNKKIQCAGNNGHNPTEDALAALQLAQYFINRGPRKVVELDLDGIWRGTCTVKETPQNGSIHSPDPPQSKIRFRDALQFTNRSAVHFSRVPGSDASQTSKKLTCSLDREVLSSFKREIPSCFFSLVEFSSFAEKTETLSDAKKYCLYQKMLARQREMCTVYVGPLPKDCTEKSVRKLFRRCGPIQSLRLTTTTQRTHAVIVFELLEGAFLAVNSLGDLMLDGCSVQVLRPVKESTLDLEVFLKELERDLLEENVIYVSGLSEKDISQVFCQFGPIKCMILPKKPPSGKLRRHAFIKYHNAESVDAALRSSAESNGGKMKVCKALTPLHLCSWTGQAYQSVDYNSGEGESIESEEGDCSVQQLCHESEVKDLMRKLDCKVGKLFKALPDKALSIILLPGQTRASGFFPGLCLIGVKNDSSL, from the exons ATGAGTCTCTCGTATACAAGAGGCGATGAACTCAAACTTTTTTGTGTGAAACAACAACTACTTGCCAAGGCATGTGG GTTGTTCTTTTACGAATGGTTTTATCACACGTTGGTCTACTGCCTCGTCTGTTTTTGTCGTCCAGTCGACCAAATGGCTTTTTCACACACGTGTGGACATAAACGGAAGAGAAATGATATCTCCGATATCGGAGACATCGTTAAGAAAGCAAGGAAATTGGACGAAAACACAGGGGATTCAGAATTAAATCTACAGCTTCAGGAATTTAAG GGCATTCCGCGTCTGGCACTGTCCTGGGACGATATCCAGGAACCTATCACGCAGAAACAGCTAACCGAATTAATTGTGTTTGCTTCCTTGGGAATGAAACAACCAAG TTGGTGTCACCTGGATAACCAGAATAATGTGTCCGGAGTTAATGTTACTGTTTTGGAAGGCCTCGGACAACTCCATTTTTACAAATATCACCTGCAATTCAAAAATCTCAGAAAGAGGTACAGGATT AGATGCAGTTTTCTGAATTCCCTTGGAGCTTCTCCCTTGCTGTCCGATATCTTTAATACTGAGCTGAGTATTTCAGAAAGTACTGGTCCAATACTTGCTGGAAATGGCCCTGCTCCAAAAAACAACTTCAAGGAAAATCAGGAAG GACATCTAAACTGGCACCCGATTACACACAAATATGGTAGAGAAGCACAGGGTCTCACCAGGTACCTGTTAAGCACTGATGAGATGGGCAGAAAAGCCTTCCCCTTGAAGG GAGATCCCGGCTGTGAATCGTTTTTGTGCACTGATAGTGATGAACATGTCACAGACAGCAGCCCCCTCTATGGACTTGACTGCGAAATG TGTGTAACAGAATGTGGAAAGGAGGTGACGCGTGTCTCCCTGGTGGACAGTGGGGGCTGCTGTGTGTTGGATGAGCTGGTAAAGCCAGAGAGACGAATCATTGACTACTGTACAAG GTATTCAGGAATAACAAAAGCGTTGCTGAAACCGGTAACGACAAGGTTGAAGGATGTCCAGGTCAAGCTGAAAGAAGTTTTGCCCCGAGATGCAGTGCTTGTTGGCCACTCTCTcgacaatgacctgaaggctTTGAAC ATGATCCACCCTCATGTCATTGACACCTCCCTTCTGTACAGAAGGGCGTCTGGCCAGAGGTTTAAACTGAAGTTTTTGGCAGAAGTTGTATTGAA CAAGAAGATCCAGTGTGCAGGGAACAATGGGCACAATCCTACAGAGGATGCTCTGGCTGCCTTGCAGTTGGCTCAGTACTTCATCAACAGAGGCCCCAGAAAG GTTGTCGAGTTAGATTTGGATGGAATATGGCGAGGAACTTGCACAGTAAAGGAGACCCCACAGAATGGGTCTATACACAGTCCAGACCCACCTCAGAGCAAGATCAG GTTCAGAGATGCCCTCCAGTTTACAAATCGGTCAGCAGTTCATTTCTCCAGAGTGCCAGGGAGTGATGCGTCACAGACCAGTAAGAAGTTGACGTGCAGCTTGGATCGAGAG gTCCTGTCCTCATTCAAAAGGGAGATACCATCATGTTTTTTCAGCCTTGTTGAATTCTCTTCGTTTGCAGAGAAAACAGAAACCTTGTCAGATGCCAAGAAATATTGCCTTTATCAGAAG ATGCTCGCCCGCCAAAGAGAGATGTGCACTGTGTATGTGGGGCCTTTACCCAAGGACTGTACTGAGAAGTCTGTGAGGAAGCTGTTTCGGCGTTGTGGGCCCATTCAATCTCTGAGGCTGACAACCACAACACAGAGA ACCCATGCAGTCATTGTATTTGAATTGCTGGAGGGAGCTTTCTTGGCTGTGAACTCACTCGGTGACCTCATGCTGGATGGATGCTCTGTCCAG GTTCTGAGGCCTGTCAAGGAGTCAACACTGGATTTGGAGGTTTTTCTGAAGGAACTGGAGAGGGATTTGCTGGAGGAAAATGTCATATATGTCTCAGGACTGTCTGAAAAAGACATCTCTCAGGTTTTCTGCCAGTTTGGTCCCATCAAGTGCATGATCCTGCCCAAGAAACCCCCCTCAGGAAAGCTCAGGAGACACGCTTTCATAA aGTATCACAATGCAGAGAGTGTGGATGCTGCCTTACGTTCATCCGCAGAATCCAATGGTGGAAAAATGAAGGTGTGCAAAGCATTGACTCCGCTTCACCTGTGTTCATGGACTGGCCAGGCATATCAATCTGTGGACTACAACTCAGGAGAAGGCGAATCCATAGAATCTGAAGAAGGAGATTGCTCTGTTCAGCAGCTTTGTCAT GAGAGTGAAGTGAAAGACCTGATGAGAAAACTTGACTGCAAAGTGGGGAAACTGTTCAAGGCTCTCCCGGATAAGGCACTCAGTATAATTCTTCTTCCTGGGCAGACAAG GGCCAGTGGGTTTTTTCCAGGTCTGTGTTTGATTGGAGTAAAAAATGATTCTTCCTTGTGA
- the LOC133121808 gene encoding RNA exonuclease 5-like isoform X3, translating into MLFFYEWFYHTLVYCLVCFCRPVDQMAFSHTCGHKRKRNDISDIGDIVKKARKLDENTGDSELNLQLQEFKGIPRLALSWDDIQEPITQKQLTELIVFASLGMKQPSWCHLDNQNNVSGVNVTVLEGLGQLHFYKYHLQFKNLRKRYRIRCSFLNSLGASPLLSDIFNTELSISESTGPILAGNGPAPKNNFKENQEGHLNWHPITHKYGREAQGLTRYLLSTDEMGRKAFPLKGDPGCESFLCTDSDEHVTDSSPLYGLDCEMCVTECGKEVTRVSLVDSGGCCVLDELVKPERRIIDYCTRYSGITKALLKPVTTRLKDVQVKLKEVLPRDAVLVGHSLDNDLKALNMIHPHVIDTSLLYRRASGQRFKLKFLAEVVLNKKIQCAGNNGHNPTEDALAALQLAQYFINRGPRKVVELDLDGIWRGTCTVKETPQNGSIHSPDPPQSKIRFRDALQFTNRSAVHFSRVPGSDASQTSKKLTCSLDREVLSSFKREIPSCFFSLVEFSSFAEKTETLSDAKKYCLYQKMLARQREMCTVYVGPLPKDCTEKSVRKLFRRCGPIQSLRLTTTTQRTHAVIVFELLEGAFLAVNSLGDLMLDGCSVQVLRPVKESTLDLEVFLKELERDLLEENVIYVSGLSEKDISQVFCQFGPIKCMILPKKPPSGKLRRHAFIKYHNAESVDAALRSSAESNGGKMKVCKALTPLHLCSWTGQAYQSVDYNSGEGESIESEEGDCSVQQLCHESEVKDLMRKLDCKVGKLFKALPDKALSIILLPGQTRASGFFPGLCLIGVKNDSSL; encoded by the exons AT GTTGTTCTTTTACGAATGGTTTTATCACACGTTGGTCTACTGCCTCGTCTGTTTTTGTCGTCCAGTCGACCAAATGGCTTTTTCACACACGTGTGGACATAAACGGAAGAGAAATGATATCTCCGATATCGGAGACATCGTTAAGAAAGCAAGGAAATTGGACGAAAACACAGGGGATTCAGAATTAAATCTACAGCTTCAGGAATTTAAG GGCATTCCGCGTCTGGCACTGTCCTGGGACGATATCCAGGAACCTATCACGCAGAAACAGCTAACCGAATTAATTGTGTTTGCTTCCTTGGGAATGAAACAACCAAG TTGGTGTCACCTGGATAACCAGAATAATGTGTCCGGAGTTAATGTTACTGTTTTGGAAGGCCTCGGACAACTCCATTTTTACAAATATCACCTGCAATTCAAAAATCTCAGAAAGAGGTACAGGATT AGATGCAGTTTTCTGAATTCCCTTGGAGCTTCTCCCTTGCTGTCCGATATCTTTAATACTGAGCTGAGTATTTCAGAAAGTACTGGTCCAATACTTGCTGGAAATGGCCCTGCTCCAAAAAACAACTTCAAGGAAAATCAGGAAG GACATCTAAACTGGCACCCGATTACACACAAATATGGTAGAGAAGCACAGGGTCTCACCAGGTACCTGTTAAGCACTGATGAGATGGGCAGAAAAGCCTTCCCCTTGAAGG GAGATCCCGGCTGTGAATCGTTTTTGTGCACTGATAGTGATGAACATGTCACAGACAGCAGCCCCCTCTATGGACTTGACTGCGAAATG TGTGTAACAGAATGTGGAAAGGAGGTGACGCGTGTCTCCCTGGTGGACAGTGGGGGCTGCTGTGTGTTGGATGAGCTGGTAAAGCCAGAGAGACGAATCATTGACTACTGTACAAG GTATTCAGGAATAACAAAAGCGTTGCTGAAACCGGTAACGACAAGGTTGAAGGATGTCCAGGTCAAGCTGAAAGAAGTTTTGCCCCGAGATGCAGTGCTTGTTGGCCACTCTCTcgacaatgacctgaaggctTTGAAC ATGATCCACCCTCATGTCATTGACACCTCCCTTCTGTACAGAAGGGCGTCTGGCCAGAGGTTTAAACTGAAGTTTTTGGCAGAAGTTGTATTGAA CAAGAAGATCCAGTGTGCAGGGAACAATGGGCACAATCCTACAGAGGATGCTCTGGCTGCCTTGCAGTTGGCTCAGTACTTCATCAACAGAGGCCCCAGAAAG GTTGTCGAGTTAGATTTGGATGGAATATGGCGAGGAACTTGCACAGTAAAGGAGACCCCACAGAATGGGTCTATACACAGTCCAGACCCACCTCAGAGCAAGATCAG GTTCAGAGATGCCCTCCAGTTTACAAATCGGTCAGCAGTTCATTTCTCCAGAGTGCCAGGGAGTGATGCGTCACAGACCAGTAAGAAGTTGACGTGCAGCTTGGATCGAGAG gTCCTGTCCTCATTCAAAAGGGAGATACCATCATGTTTTTTCAGCCTTGTTGAATTCTCTTCGTTTGCAGAGAAAACAGAAACCTTGTCAGATGCCAAGAAATATTGCCTTTATCAGAAG ATGCTCGCCCGCCAAAGAGAGATGTGCACTGTGTATGTGGGGCCTTTACCCAAGGACTGTACTGAGAAGTCTGTGAGGAAGCTGTTTCGGCGTTGTGGGCCCATTCAATCTCTGAGGCTGACAACCACAACACAGAGA ACCCATGCAGTCATTGTATTTGAATTGCTGGAGGGAGCTTTCTTGGCTGTGAACTCACTCGGTGACCTCATGCTGGATGGATGCTCTGTCCAG GTTCTGAGGCCTGTCAAGGAGTCAACACTGGATTTGGAGGTTTTTCTGAAGGAACTGGAGAGGGATTTGCTGGAGGAAAATGTCATATATGTCTCAGGACTGTCTGAAAAAGACATCTCTCAGGTTTTCTGCCAGTTTGGTCCCATCAAGTGCATGATCCTGCCCAAGAAACCCCCCTCAGGAAAGCTCAGGAGACACGCTTTCATAA aGTATCACAATGCAGAGAGTGTGGATGCTGCCTTACGTTCATCCGCAGAATCCAATGGTGGAAAAATGAAGGTGTGCAAAGCATTGACTCCGCTTCACCTGTGTTCATGGACTGGCCAGGCATATCAATCTGTGGACTACAACTCAGGAGAAGGCGAATCCATAGAATCTGAAGAAGGAGATTGCTCTGTTCAGCAGCTTTGTCAT GAGAGTGAAGTGAAAGACCTGATGAGAAAACTTGACTGCAAAGTGGGGAAACTGTTCAAGGCTCTCCCGGATAAGGCACTCAGTATAATTCTTCTTCCTGGGCAGACAAG GGCCAGTGGGTTTTTTCCAGGTCTGTGTTTGATTGGAGTAAAAAATGATTCTTCCTTGTGA
- the LOC133121808 gene encoding RNA exonuclease 5-like isoform X4, with amino-acid sequence MAFSHTCGHKRKRNDISDIGDIVKKARKLDENTGDSELNLQLQEFKGIPRLALSWDDIQEPITQKQLTELIVFASLGMKQPSWCHLDNQNNVSGVNVTVLEGLGQLHFYKYHLQFKNLRKRYRIRCSFLNSLGASPLLSDIFNTELSISESTGPILAGNGPAPKNNFKENQEGHLNWHPITHKYGREAQGLTRYLLSTDEMGRKAFPLKGDPGCESFLCTDSDEHVTDSSPLYGLDCEMCVTECGKEVTRVSLVDSGGCCVLDELVKPERRIIDYCTRYSGITKALLKPVTTRLKDVQVKLKEVLPRDAVLVGHSLDNDLKALNMIHPHVIDTSLLYRRASGQRFKLKFLAEVVLNKKIQCAGNNGHNPTEDALAALQLAQYFINRGPRKVVELDLDGIWRGTCTVKETPQNGSIHSPDPPQSKIRFRDALQFTNRSAVHFSRVPGSDASQTSKKLTCSLDREVLSSFKREIPSCFFSLVEFSSFAEKTETLSDAKKYCLYQKMLARQREMCTVYVGPLPKDCTEKSVRKLFRRCGPIQSLRLTTTTQRTHAVIVFELLEGAFLAVNSLGDLMLDGCSVQVLRPVKESTLDLEVFLKELERDLLEENVIYVSGLSEKDISQVFCQFGPIKCMILPKKPPSGKLRRHAFIKYHNAESVDAALRSSAESNGGKMKVCKALTPLHLCSWTGQAYQSVDYNSGEGESIESEEGDCSVQQLCHESEVKDLMRKLDCKVGKLFKALPDKALSIILLPGQTRASGFFPGLCLIGVKNDSSL; translated from the exons ATGGCTTTTTCACACACGTGTGGACATAAACGGAAGAGAAATGATATCTCCGATATCGGAGACATCGTTAAGAAAGCAAGGAAATTGGACGAAAACACAGGGGATTCAGAATTAAATCTACAGCTTCAGGAATTTAAG GGCATTCCGCGTCTGGCACTGTCCTGGGACGATATCCAGGAACCTATCACGCAGAAACAGCTAACCGAATTAATTGTGTTTGCTTCCTTGGGAATGAAACAACCAAG TTGGTGTCACCTGGATAACCAGAATAATGTGTCCGGAGTTAATGTTACTGTTTTGGAAGGCCTCGGACAACTCCATTTTTACAAATATCACCTGCAATTCAAAAATCTCAGAAAGAGGTACAGGATT AGATGCAGTTTTCTGAATTCCCTTGGAGCTTCTCCCTTGCTGTCCGATATCTTTAATACTGAGCTGAGTATTTCAGAAAGTACTGGTCCAATACTTGCTGGAAATGGCCCTGCTCCAAAAAACAACTTCAAGGAAAATCAGGAAG GACATCTAAACTGGCACCCGATTACACACAAATATGGTAGAGAAGCACAGGGTCTCACCAGGTACCTGTTAAGCACTGATGAGATGGGCAGAAAAGCCTTCCCCTTGAAGG GAGATCCCGGCTGTGAATCGTTTTTGTGCACTGATAGTGATGAACATGTCACAGACAGCAGCCCCCTCTATGGACTTGACTGCGAAATG TGTGTAACAGAATGTGGAAAGGAGGTGACGCGTGTCTCCCTGGTGGACAGTGGGGGCTGCTGTGTGTTGGATGAGCTGGTAAAGCCAGAGAGACGAATCATTGACTACTGTACAAG GTATTCAGGAATAACAAAAGCGTTGCTGAAACCGGTAACGACAAGGTTGAAGGATGTCCAGGTCAAGCTGAAAGAAGTTTTGCCCCGAGATGCAGTGCTTGTTGGCCACTCTCTcgacaatgacctgaaggctTTGAAC ATGATCCACCCTCATGTCATTGACACCTCCCTTCTGTACAGAAGGGCGTCTGGCCAGAGGTTTAAACTGAAGTTTTTGGCAGAAGTTGTATTGAA CAAGAAGATCCAGTGTGCAGGGAACAATGGGCACAATCCTACAGAGGATGCTCTGGCTGCCTTGCAGTTGGCTCAGTACTTCATCAACAGAGGCCCCAGAAAG GTTGTCGAGTTAGATTTGGATGGAATATGGCGAGGAACTTGCACAGTAAAGGAGACCCCACAGAATGGGTCTATACACAGTCCAGACCCACCTCAGAGCAAGATCAG GTTCAGAGATGCCCTCCAGTTTACAAATCGGTCAGCAGTTCATTTCTCCAGAGTGCCAGGGAGTGATGCGTCACAGACCAGTAAGAAGTTGACGTGCAGCTTGGATCGAGAG gTCCTGTCCTCATTCAAAAGGGAGATACCATCATGTTTTTTCAGCCTTGTTGAATTCTCTTCGTTTGCAGAGAAAACAGAAACCTTGTCAGATGCCAAGAAATATTGCCTTTATCAGAAG ATGCTCGCCCGCCAAAGAGAGATGTGCACTGTGTATGTGGGGCCTTTACCCAAGGACTGTACTGAGAAGTCTGTGAGGAAGCTGTTTCGGCGTTGTGGGCCCATTCAATCTCTGAGGCTGACAACCACAACACAGAGA ACCCATGCAGTCATTGTATTTGAATTGCTGGAGGGAGCTTTCTTGGCTGTGAACTCACTCGGTGACCTCATGCTGGATGGATGCTCTGTCCAG GTTCTGAGGCCTGTCAAGGAGTCAACACTGGATTTGGAGGTTTTTCTGAAGGAACTGGAGAGGGATTTGCTGGAGGAAAATGTCATATATGTCTCAGGACTGTCTGAAAAAGACATCTCTCAGGTTTTCTGCCAGTTTGGTCCCATCAAGTGCATGATCCTGCCCAAGAAACCCCCCTCAGGAAAGCTCAGGAGACACGCTTTCATAA aGTATCACAATGCAGAGAGTGTGGATGCTGCCTTACGTTCATCCGCAGAATCCAATGGTGGAAAAATGAAGGTGTGCAAAGCATTGACTCCGCTTCACCTGTGTTCATGGACTGGCCAGGCATATCAATCTGTGGACTACAACTCAGGAGAAGGCGAATCCATAGAATCTGAAGAAGGAGATTGCTCTGTTCAGCAGCTTTGTCAT GAGAGTGAAGTGAAAGACCTGATGAGAAAACTTGACTGCAAAGTGGGGAAACTGTTCAAGGCTCTCCCGGATAAGGCACTCAGTATAATTCTTCTTCCTGGGCAGACAAG GGCCAGTGGGTTTTTTCCAGGTCTGTGTTTGATTGGAGTAAAAAATGATTCTTCCTTGTGA
- the LOC133121808 gene encoding RNA exonuclease 5-like isoform X2 codes for MSLSYTRGDELKLFCVKQQLLAKAFDQMAFSHTCGHKRKRNDISDIGDIVKKARKLDENTGDSELNLQLQEFKGIPRLALSWDDIQEPITQKQLTELIVFASLGMKQPSWCHLDNQNNVSGVNVTVLEGLGQLHFYKYHLQFKNLRKRYRIRCSFLNSLGASPLLSDIFNTELSISESTGPILAGNGPAPKNNFKENQEGHLNWHPITHKYGREAQGLTRYLLSTDEMGRKAFPLKGDPGCESFLCTDSDEHVTDSSPLYGLDCEMCVTECGKEVTRVSLVDSGGCCVLDELVKPERRIIDYCTRYSGITKALLKPVTTRLKDVQVKLKEVLPRDAVLVGHSLDNDLKALNMIHPHVIDTSLLYRRASGQRFKLKFLAEVVLNKKIQCAGNNGHNPTEDALAALQLAQYFINRGPRKVVELDLDGIWRGTCTVKETPQNGSIHSPDPPQSKIRFRDALQFTNRSAVHFSRVPGSDASQTSKKLTCSLDREVLSSFKREIPSCFFSLVEFSSFAEKTETLSDAKKYCLYQKMLARQREMCTVYVGPLPKDCTEKSVRKLFRRCGPIQSLRLTTTTQRTHAVIVFELLEGAFLAVNSLGDLMLDGCSVQVLRPVKESTLDLEVFLKELERDLLEENVIYVSGLSEKDISQVFCQFGPIKCMILPKKPPSGKLRRHAFIKYHNAESVDAALRSSAESNGGKMKVCKALTPLHLCSWTGQAYQSVDYNSGEGESIESEEGDCSVQQLCHESEVKDLMRKLDCKVGKLFKALPDKALSIILLPGQTRASGFFPGLCLIGVKNDSSL; via the exons ATGAGTCTCTCGTATACAAGAGGCGATGAACTCAAACTTTTTTGTGTGAAACAACAACTACTTGCCAAGGCAT TCGACCAAATGGCTTTTTCACACACGTGTGGACATAAACGGAAGAGAAATGATATCTCCGATATCGGAGACATCGTTAAGAAAGCAAGGAAATTGGACGAAAACACAGGGGATTCAGAATTAAATCTACAGCTTCAGGAATTTAAG GGCATTCCGCGTCTGGCACTGTCCTGGGACGATATCCAGGAACCTATCACGCAGAAACAGCTAACCGAATTAATTGTGTTTGCTTCCTTGGGAATGAAACAACCAAG TTGGTGTCACCTGGATAACCAGAATAATGTGTCCGGAGTTAATGTTACTGTTTTGGAAGGCCTCGGACAACTCCATTTTTACAAATATCACCTGCAATTCAAAAATCTCAGAAAGAGGTACAGGATT AGATGCAGTTTTCTGAATTCCCTTGGAGCTTCTCCCTTGCTGTCCGATATCTTTAATACTGAGCTGAGTATTTCAGAAAGTACTGGTCCAATACTTGCTGGAAATGGCCCTGCTCCAAAAAACAACTTCAAGGAAAATCAGGAAG GACATCTAAACTGGCACCCGATTACACACAAATATGGTAGAGAAGCACAGGGTCTCACCAGGTACCTGTTAAGCACTGATGAGATGGGCAGAAAAGCCTTCCCCTTGAAGG GAGATCCCGGCTGTGAATCGTTTTTGTGCACTGATAGTGATGAACATGTCACAGACAGCAGCCCCCTCTATGGACTTGACTGCGAAATG TGTGTAACAGAATGTGGAAAGGAGGTGACGCGTGTCTCCCTGGTGGACAGTGGGGGCTGCTGTGTGTTGGATGAGCTGGTAAAGCCAGAGAGACGAATCATTGACTACTGTACAAG GTATTCAGGAATAACAAAAGCGTTGCTGAAACCGGTAACGACAAGGTTGAAGGATGTCCAGGTCAAGCTGAAAGAAGTTTTGCCCCGAGATGCAGTGCTTGTTGGCCACTCTCTcgacaatgacctgaaggctTTGAAC ATGATCCACCCTCATGTCATTGACACCTCCCTTCTGTACAGAAGGGCGTCTGGCCAGAGGTTTAAACTGAAGTTTTTGGCAGAAGTTGTATTGAA CAAGAAGATCCAGTGTGCAGGGAACAATGGGCACAATCCTACAGAGGATGCTCTGGCTGCCTTGCAGTTGGCTCAGTACTTCATCAACAGAGGCCCCAGAAAG GTTGTCGAGTTAGATTTGGATGGAATATGGCGAGGAACTTGCACAGTAAAGGAGACCCCACAGAATGGGTCTATACACAGTCCAGACCCACCTCAGAGCAAGATCAG GTTCAGAGATGCCCTCCAGTTTACAAATCGGTCAGCAGTTCATTTCTCCAGAGTGCCAGGGAGTGATGCGTCACAGACCAGTAAGAAGTTGACGTGCAGCTTGGATCGAGAG gTCCTGTCCTCATTCAAAAGGGAGATACCATCATGTTTTTTCAGCCTTGTTGAATTCTCTTCGTTTGCAGAGAAAACAGAAACCTTGTCAGATGCCAAGAAATATTGCCTTTATCAGAAG ATGCTCGCCCGCCAAAGAGAGATGTGCACTGTGTATGTGGGGCCTTTACCCAAGGACTGTACTGAGAAGTCTGTGAGGAAGCTGTTTCGGCGTTGTGGGCCCATTCAATCTCTGAGGCTGACAACCACAACACAGAGA ACCCATGCAGTCATTGTATTTGAATTGCTGGAGGGAGCTTTCTTGGCTGTGAACTCACTCGGTGACCTCATGCTGGATGGATGCTCTGTCCAG GTTCTGAGGCCTGTCAAGGAGTCAACACTGGATTTGGAGGTTTTTCTGAAGGAACTGGAGAGGGATTTGCTGGAGGAAAATGTCATATATGTCTCAGGACTGTCTGAAAAAGACATCTCTCAGGTTTTCTGCCAGTTTGGTCCCATCAAGTGCATGATCCTGCCCAAGAAACCCCCCTCAGGAAAGCTCAGGAGACACGCTTTCATAA aGTATCACAATGCAGAGAGTGTGGATGCTGCCTTACGTTCATCCGCAGAATCCAATGGTGGAAAAATGAAGGTGTGCAAAGCATTGACTCCGCTTCACCTGTGTTCATGGACTGGCCAGGCATATCAATCTGTGGACTACAACTCAGGAGAAGGCGAATCCATAGAATCTGAAGAAGGAGATTGCTCTGTTCAGCAGCTTTGTCAT GAGAGTGAAGTGAAAGACCTGATGAGAAAACTTGACTGCAAAGTGGGGAAACTGTTCAAGGCTCTCCCGGATAAGGCACTCAGTATAATTCTTCTTCCTGGGCAGACAAG GGCCAGTGGGTTTTTTCCAGGTCTGTGTTTGATTGGAGTAAAAAATGATTCTTCCTTGTGA